A window of the Isosphaera pallida ATCC 43644 genome harbors these coding sequences:
- the rpsJ gene encoding 30S ribosomal protein S10: MAGPSHQRIRIRMEAYDHVILDQSAREIIDTARRTEAVVHGPIPLPTRIERYTVLRSPHIDKKSREQFEIRTHKRLIDIVQPTIKTIDALNKLSLPAGVDIKIKASQAGG; encoded by the coding sequence ATGGCGGGCCCCAGCCACCAGCGGATTCGGATTCGGATGGAAGCCTACGATCATGTGATCCTCGATCAGTCGGCCCGCGAAATCATCGACACGGCCCGACGAACCGAGGCGGTCGTGCATGGTCCCATCCCCTTGCCAACTCGGATCGAGCGGTACACCGTGCTGCGTTCGCCGCACATTGATAAGAAATCGCGCGAGCAGTTCGAGATTCGCACGCACAAGCGGTTGATCGACATCGTGCAACCAACGATTAAAACGATCGACGCCTTGAACAAATTGTCCCTCCCAGCTGGGGTGGACATCAAGATCAAAGCCTCCCAGGCTGGCGGCTGA